Below is a genomic region from Helicobacter pylori.
GCTTACGATCTGGTTGTGTCTTCTTCCTCTTTACAATGGGCAAGGGATTTAAAAAGCGTTTTAGAAAAAATCGCTCTTTTTAGTAAGGAGGCTGCTTTAGCTATCCATACGGATTTTAGTTTGCATGAAGTGCATGAGTTTTTAGGCACGCCTTCGCCTTTAAGGGATCTCAAAACGCTCAAATCCTTAATCAAAAACGCTTTTAAAAATTTTCAAATAGAATTGGAAAACAAGCGCTTCGCTCTTTATTTCAACCGCAAACAAGACGCTTTGAATTACCTTAAAAAATGCGGTCTTTTGGGGGGTTCAACGCTGAGCTTCAAGCAAAAAAAACATTTTTTCCACAACATGGCGTTTGAAAAATTGAGCTATGAAGTGTTACTTTTTTCGGGGATCAAGCGTTCTTAAAAACTAAGATAAATTAAAATATTAAAATTAGGTGGTTACAATAAACGCTAACCTAATGAGCGAGAAATAACATGCAAAAAAAACGAGTCTTTTCAGGCATCCAACCTACCGGGCAAATCCATTTGGGCAACTATTTAGGAGCGATCAAGCATTGGGTAGAGATGCAAGATGAATACGAAAACCTTTTTTGCGTCGTCAATTCGCATGCGATTACCCTACCCATAGATCCTATATTTTTAAAATCCCAAAGCTATGAATTGGTTAAATTGCTTTTAGCTTGCGGGATTAATCCTAAGCGATCGGGGTTATTCATTCAAAGTGAAGTGGATGAGCACCCGGCTTTAGCATGGCTATTGAATTGTCAGGTGTCTATGGGGGAAATGCAAAGAATGACGCAATTCAAAGACAAGTCTTTAAAAAACCCTAAAAGCGTGAATGTGGGGCTTTTCAATTACCCTATTTTAATGGCGTCAGATATTTTATTATACCAAAGCGATTTAGTGCCAGTGGGCGAAGATCAAAAACAGCATTTAGAGCTCACGCGAAACATCGCAGAAAAATTTAACAGGGATTTTGGGAACTGCTTTAAAGTGCCAGAGCCTTTGATCGCTAAAGTAGGGGCAAGGGTTATGGGGCTAGATGATCCAAAAGTGAAGATGAGTAAATCGCATCAAGGGGCTAACCATGCGATTTTTCTTTTAGATGAGCCAGACATTATTGTAAGAAAAATCAAAAGAGCGGCCACTGATTCTATAGGCGTTATTGCGTTTGATGAAAAAAGAGAGGGCATTTTTAACCTTTTAAACATCTACATGCTTTTAAGCAATGAAAGCCCAGAAAACATAGAAGAGCGTTTCAAAAATAAGGGCTATGGGGATTTTAAAAAGGAATTGGCTGAAGTGGTGATCCAGGCTTTAAAACCCATCCAAGAAAGATACAAAGAAATCAGCGATGATGAGGTGAAAGCCATTTTAAATCACGGCGTAGAAAAAGCCAGGCCTTTAGCGCAAGCGACTTACCAAAAGGCTAAAGAATTGATGGGGTTGGTTTAGATGAAAATTTTAAGTTTATGGTTAGGAGTGTTTTGTTTCCTTAAGGCTACGCCTTATTTATACTTGGGCGAAGAGCCTAAATATAAGGAGAATTTCACGCATTTTGAATACGCTAACCCTAACGCCAAAAAGGGCGGTGTTTTGAGGAATGACGCCATAGGGACTTTTGATAGCCTTAACCCTTTTGCGCTTAAAGGCACTAAAGCCGAAGGCTTGGATCTCATTTATGACACTTTAATGGTGCAAAGTTTGGACGAACCTTTTGCAGAATACCCCTTAATCGCTAAAGACGCAGAAGTGGCTAAAGACAACAGCTATGTGATTTTTACCTTAGACAAAAGAGCGAGATTCAGCAATAACGCTCCCATTTTAGCGAGCGATGTGAAGTTTAGCTTTGATACGATAATGGAATTAGGATCGCCCATTTATAGGCAGTATTACCAAGATGTTAAAAAGGCGGTTATCTTAGACAAACACCATGTTAAATTCATTTTCAAAACCACTGAAAATAAAGAGTTGCCTCTCATTTTAGGGCAGTTGCAGATCTTTTCCAAAAAAGCGTTTCAAAAGGATTATTTCACCAAAAACCCTTTACTCATTCCTGTTTCTAGCGGCCCTTATGTGATCGCTTCTTTTGATGTTGGCAAGAAAATCACCTACCAAAAAAACCCTAATTATTGGGCGAGGAATTTGCCTAGTAGAAAGGGGCAATTCAATTTTGATCAGGTCAAATTTGAGTATTATAGAGACGAAACCATTGCTTTACAGGCTTTTTTAAGCGGGGCGTATGATTGGCGCATTGAAAGCACGGCTAAGGTTTGGGCTAGGGGCTATGTGGGGAAAGCTATGGATAATAAAAAAATCACTAAATACCTAATAGCCCATAAATTGCCAAGCGGCATGCAAGGGTTTTTCTTCAACACGCGCCGGGAAATTTTTAAGGATAAAAGGGTGCGTGAAGCCTTATTTTATGCGTTTGATTTTGAATGGGCGAATAAAAATTTGTTTTTTTCGCAATACAAGCGAACCACCAGTTTTTTTAGCAATTCTATTTATGCGTCCCCTCCTCTTCCAAGCCCTGAAGAAAAAGTTCTGTTAGCCCCTTATGAAAAGAGTTTGGATGAAAGGGTTTTTAAAGAGCCTTATGTCGTGCCTAGAACCGATGGGGTTGATGTTTTGGGCTATAATTTGAGGGAAAATTTAAAATACGCCCAAAAGCTTTTAGAAAGCGCGGGCTTTTCTTACAAAAACATGCGTTTAGTGGATAAGAATAACAAGCCGTTTAGTTTCACTTTGCTTTTAAACAGCCCGGTCTTTGAAAGACTAGCTCTAGCCTTTGCTAAAAACTTAAGGGTGTTAGGGATTGAAATGAAAATCCAAAGAGTGGATTTAAGCCAGTATGTCAATCGGGTCAAAAGCTATGATTTTGACATGATTGTAGGGGTGATAGGCCAATCGTCTTTCCCGGGTAATGAGCAGCGTTTTTATTTTGGCTCTTTGAGTGCTAAAGAAAAAGGCACAAGGAATTATGCAGGAATCTCTAGTAAAGCGGTAGATGCTTTGATTGAAAAAATCATTAACGCTAAAGATTATAAGGAGCAACTAGCCGCCATTCAAGCGATGGATAGGGTGTTATTGTGGGGGTTTTATGTGATACCGCATTTTTATTTGCCTAATTACAGGATCGCAGCGTATAATTACATTGGCATGCCTGAAGTCAGCCCTAGCTATGGATTTTCGCCGTATTTGTGGTGGATAAAAAAAGAAAGGGGTCCTAAATGATTGCTTACATCCTTAAACGCTTGCTTTTGATTATCCCTACTTTATTGGCCATCATGACGATTAATTTCTTTCTGATCCAATCGGCTCCTGGAGGCCCCATAGAACAGATGATGGCTAAAATCAATAACACGCAGTCCAAAGAGATTCAAGGCGTTGTTAAAGAGCGTTCGTATAGGGCGTCTCAAGGGCTGGAGAGCGATTTGTTAGAAAATTTAAAAAAACTCTATGGTTTTGACAAGCCTATAGGGGAGCGCTACCTTCTCATGCTCAAAAAATATCTGCAATTTGATTTTGGGGAGAGTTTTTATCGCCAGATTAAAGTGATAGATTTGATTAAGGAAAAATTGCCCGTATCCATTTCGTTAGGGCTTTTTAGCACGCTTTTGATCTATCTTATTTCTATCCCTTTAGGGATTTTTAAAGCCAAACGCAATAACGAGCCTTTAGACGTGCTAAGCAGCGTGGTGATCATTGTCGCTAACGCTATCCCGGCCTTTTTGTTTGCGGTGGTGTTGATCGTGTTTTTTGCTGGAGGGAATTATTGGCACTGGTTCCCTTTAAAAGGGCTAGTGAGCGATAATTTTGAAAGTTTGAGCGCATTAGGCAAAATCAAGGATTATTTATGGCATATCACCTTGCCCGTTCTTTGCATTTCTTTAGGGGGTTTTGCAAGCCTTACGCTTTTAGTGAAAAACTCTTTTTTAGATGAAATGGGCAAGCTTTATGTACTGAGCGCTAAGGCTAAGGGCTGTTCAGTGGGGCGTATTTTTTATGCGCATGTGTTCCGCAATGCGATTTTATTAGTAGTAGCGGGTTTTCCGCAAGCTTTTTTGGGCATGTTTTTTAGCTCAAGCTTGTTGATAGAGATTGTTTTTAGCCTAGACGGGTTAGGGCTTTTAGGGTATGAAAGCATTGTGAGTAGGGATTATCCTGTTGTGTTTGGCTCGCTTTATATTTTCACGCTTTTAGGTTTAATAGCGAGTTTGATAAGCGATTTGCTCTGCGTGGTGATTGACCCTAGGATTGATTTTGAAAAGCGTTGAGAGTAGGAATGAAAACTGAGATGAAATCTTCTTTAAAACTTTTTATGCAACCTTTTTTGGTGGTTTTAGGGTTTATGTTGTTGTATGCTTTAGCGCATGCGGTGCTTGGTTTTTATGGGGAAAAAGACAGCGCTCCAATAAGCCCAAATGCAGAAAAAACCGAGATAGAGCGTCAAAACAGCACGCTTTCGCCCAAACAAGAAGAAGCCAACACAGCCACAACCGCCACAGAAGAAAACCCCACCAAAGACACAGCGCCACCTTTAGACACAGCTGCACAAGAAAAAGAAACTAAACAAGAGATTAAACAAGAGCAAGAAAAAGAAAACGAGCCTAAACAAGACAGCGTCTCGCCCGTTCAAAACAACCAAAAAACCCCTACAACCCCCTTAATGGGAAAAAAACCTTTAGAGTATAAAGTCGCAGTCAGTGGCGTGAATGTGCGTGCTTTTCCCAGCACAAAAGGTAAAATCATTGGCTCGCTCACAAAAGATAAAAGCGTGAAGGTTTTAGAAATCCAAAACGATTGGGCTGAAATTGAATTTTCTAATAAAACAAAGGGCTATGTGTTTTTAAAACTTTTAAAAAAGGCTGAATGAAAGAATAATGAAATTAAAATCTTTTGGGGTTTTTGGAAATCCCATTAAACATTCCAAATCGCCCTTAATCCATAACGCTTGTTTTTTGACTTTTCAAAAAGAATTAGGGTTTTTGGGGCATTACCACCCCATATTACTCCCTTTAGAAAGCCACATCAAAAACGAGTTTTTAACTTTAGGGCTTAGTGGGGCTAATGTAACCTTACCCTTTAAAGAAAGGGCGTTTCAGGTTTGCGATAAAATCAAGGGCATCGCGCTTGAATGCGGAGCGGTCAATACGCTTGTTTTAGAAAATGATGAGCTTGTGGGTTACAATACTGACGCTTTAGGTTTTTATCTTTCTTTAAAGCAAAAAAACTATCAAAACGCTTTGATTTTAGGCTCTGGGGGGAGCGCTAAGGCTTTAGCGTGCGAATTGAAAAAACAAGGCTTACAAGTGAGCGTGTTAAACCGCTCTGCTAGGGGATTGGATTTTTTCCAACGCCTGGGCTGTGATTGTTTTATGGAGCCTCCTAAAAGCGCTTTTGATTTGATTATTAACGCCACTTCAGCGAGTTTGCATAACGAATTGCCTTTGAATAAAGAGGTTTTGAAAGGGTATTTTAAAGAGGGCAAGCTCGCTTATGATTTAGCGTATGGGTTTTTAACGCCCTTTTTGTCTCTAGCCAAAGAGTTAAAAACCCCCTTTCAAGACGGAAAAGGCATGCTCATCTATCAAGCTGCTTTAAGTTTTGAAAAGTTCAGCGCTTCTCAAATCCCTTATCTAAAAGCGTTTGAAGTCATGCGAAGCGTTTTTTGATGCAAGGGTTTTTAAGAAGCCTGTTTTTTGGGGTTAAAAAGATCCCTAAACGATTCGCCCCCCTAATAGAAAAGGGCGTTTTAAAAGAAGCGCTTCAATCAAACAAGGATCGCTATTTTTTAAAAGAAGGCTTTGATATAGGTAGGATTGAATGGGTAAAAAATAAGGCGTTTTTCGTTTCTTTAGCGAAAAATTACCCTAAAGACCCTTTAATCAAAAACTTACCCCCATCTTTTAAAACAGACGCTTTGATTTTATGCCAAATAGAATGTTCTAAAAAACGCCCCATAGCCTTTTTTAAAGCCGCTCTTTTCAATGCAGATCACACGATGATAGCTTACCTGGCTAAAAAAAATCACCAGATTGTGGCTATCCCTTTTAAAGAGCCTTTTAAAAAACCTATTTCTTTAAGGCACAGCCAAAGATCCTTACTAGAATTGCCCAGGCATTGCGTGGTGAAGATCGATCCTAAAAAGCGTGAAATCAGCGAAATTTTAGGGGCTTTAGAAGACCCTTTAATAGATGAAAACCTTTCTTTAAGCCTTTTTGACAGGATTAAGGATTTTTCAAAAGATTGCTTGAATTTAGCCCAATATTACGCGCAACTCAAAGCGAGCGATTTTAAAGACAGGATCAATTATTCTCACATCCCTTTTATCACCATTGACCCCAAAGACGCTAAAGATTTTGACGATGCGATTTTTTATGATCAAGAAAAAAGGGTTTTGTTTGTGGCGGTTGCTGACGTGAGCGAATTTGTGCCGAAACATTCCAGTTTGGATAAGGAAGCTAGGGTTAGGGGCTTTAGCGTGTATTTCCCTAACAGCGTCTATCCCATGCTGCCTTTGAGTTTGTCTCAAGGGGCATGCTCATTAAAAGCGTTTGAAAAACGCCTGGCTTTGGTGTATGAAATCCCTTTAGACGATTTGAAAAACGCCCGATTATCTCAAGGCGTTATTGAAGTTAGGGCTAATTGCACTTATGAAGAAATCAATCATTTTTTAAGCGCTAATCAAAGCTCTTTAGATAAAGATTTGCAACAAAGCCTTTTAGGGTTTTTAGAAATGGCTTTAAAGTTAAAAAAGGAGTGTTTAAAAAAGGGGTTTAATTTCAATTCCTTTGAAAACAAGCTGTATTTGAATAAAGAAGGGCGTATAGAAAAAATTGAAACGCAACAAGAAAGCGATGCGCACACTCTCATAGAAGAAGCCATGCTCTTAGCCAACCAGTCTAGCGCGAGGTTATTAGATGAGCATTTTCACAATAAGGGGATATATCGCACCCATAAAGAGCCCAGTTTGGAGCAGCAAAAACGCCTCTACGGCAAGCTTTTTGATTATGAGATTGTTCGCCCTAAAAACATGGGCTTTTTTCCTTTTTTAGAGCATGCCTTAAAGATAGCCAAAGAAAAGAAGTTAGAAAGAGAAGTTTCGCGCTTGATCATTAAGTCTCAAAATTTAGCCCTTTATAGCCCCATGCAAGAAAGCCATTTTGGTTTGGGGTTTGCTAGCTATACGCATTTCACTTCGCCCATTAGACGATACAGCGATTTAGCCTTACACAGGCTTTTAAAAGAATTGTTGTTTCATCAAGCTAAAGGCTGCTCGTATTTGTTAGAAGAAACGCCTGAATTATGCGCTGAGTTGAACGCTTTGCAAAAAAAGGCCGCTTTGATTGAAAGGGATTTCATCAAGCGCAAATTCGCTCGCTTAGCTTTAGAATTTTTAGAAAAAGAGTTTTTGGGCGTTGTTTTGGAGGTTAAAGATTTGGTGGTGGTGGGGTTAAAAGAGTGGGTAGGGCTTAAAGTTTTAATCAAAACGAACAAGGTTTTTAAGCCGTTAGAAAAGGTGCGCGTTACAATCACGCATGCGGATTTGATTTTAGGGCAAGTTTGGGGCGAAATCACAGAAAGGATTAAAGAGCATGTATCGTAAAGATTTGGACCATTATTTAAAACAACGACTCCCTAAAGCGGTGTTTTTGTATGGGGAGTTTGATTTTTTCATCCATTATTATATTCAAACGATTAGTGTGCTTTTTAAGCTCAGTAACCTTGACACAGAAACTTCGCTTTTTTATGCGAGCGATTATGAAAAAAGCCAGATTGCGACCCTTTTAGAGCAGGATTCTTTATTTGGAGGGAGCAGTTTAGTCGTTTTAAAACTGGATTTTGCCCTGCATAAGAAATTTAAGGAAAATGATATTAATCTTTTTTTAAAAGCTTTAGAGCGGCCTAGCCATAACAGGCTTATCATAGGGCTTTATAATGCTAAAAGCGACACTACAAAATACAAATACACTAGCGATTTTATCGTTAAATTTTTCCAAAAAAGCCCCTTGAAAGATGAAGCCATTTGCGCGCGCTTTTTTATCCCTAAAGCGTGGGAGAGTTTGAAATTCTTACAAGAAAGGGCTAATGTTTTACATTTAGACATCAGCAGCCATCTTTTAAACGCTCTTTTTGAAATTAATAACGAAGATTTAGGCATTTCGTTTAACGATTTAGACAAGCTAGCGATTTTAAACGCGCCCATCACTTTAGAAGACATTCAAGAATTAAGCTCCAATGCGGGGGATATGGATTTGCAAAAGCTCATTTTAGGGCTTTTTTTGAAAAAAAGCGTCCTTGATATTTATGATTATTTGTTAAAAGAGGGCAAAAAGGATGCGGATATTTTAAGGGGGTTAGAGCGGTATTTTTACCAGCTTTTTTTATTTTTCGCCCACATTAAAACGACCGGTCTAATGGACGCTAAAGAGGTTTTAGGCTACGCTCCCCCTAAAGAAATCACCGAAAATTACGCTAAAAACGCCCTGCGTTTGAAAGAAGCCGGCTATAAGAGGGTTTTTGAAATTTTTAGGTTATGGCACATTCAAAGCATGCAAGGGCAAAAGGAATTGGGCTTTTTGTATTTGACCCCCATTCAAAAAATCATTAACCCTTGAAAAATACTGAAAGGTGTTTTAGTTTTGGGTTTTAATGATTCAATAAACTAAATTTAATCCAAAAACAAGCGAAAGCAAGGTATAATTGAAAGTTTTTTAGACCTTGCTCTTTTTTAGTAAAAAAAGGGCTATACAACCACAAGGAGAATGGATGAGGCATTATGAAACGATGTTTATTCTCAAACCTACTTTAGTAGAAGAAGAGATTAAATCCAAAATTGAGTTTTATAAAGAAGTGATCACTAAGCATCACGGCGTGATTGAAACGAGCCTGGATATGGGCATGCGTAATTTAGCCTATGAAATCAAAAAGCACAAAAGAGGCTATTATTATGTGGCGTATTTCAAAGCAGAGCCGTCAATGATTTTAGAGCTTGAACGATTGTATCGCATCAATGAAGACGTGTTGCGTTTCATTGTGATCAAATATGAAAGCAAGAAAGAAGTAGAAGCGTGGCATGCGTTAGTGGATAGGGCTAATAAAAAGCCATCACACGCCCCATCACACGCCAGAGAAAAACACGAAAAAACCGAACACACGCATTCCCACCACACAGAGGAAGCAGAAAGCGTAAGATCTCATAGCGAATAAGGGCTTATCATGTTTAATAAAGTGATTATGGTAGGGCGTTTGACTAGGAATGTGGAGTTGAAATATTTGCCTAGCGGTTCGGCTGCGGCTACAATAGGTTTAGCCACAAGCAGGCGCTTTAAAAAACAAGACGGCACGCTAGGCGAAGAGGTGTGCTTTATAGATGCGCGTTTGTTTGGGCGAACGGCTGAAATCGCTAACCAGTATTTGAGCAAGGGTTCAAGCGTTTTGATAGAAGGGCGTTTGACTTATGAGAGTTGGATGGATCAAACGGGCAAAAAAAATTCCCGCCACACTATCACAGCGGACTCGTTGCAATTTATGGATAAAAAGTCAGACAATCCCCAAGCAAACGCTATGCAAGATAGCGTAATGCATGAGAATTTCAACAACGCTTATCCTACTAATTATAACGCTCCTAGCCAAGATCCTTTTAACCAAGCCCAAAGTTATGTGCAAAACGCTCACGCTAAAGAGAATTTACAAGCACAGCCGTCCAAGTATCAAAACAGCGTGCCTGAAATCAATATTGATGAAGAAGAAATCCCCTTTTAAGGGTTAAAATTAAGGAGACATTATGGAAAGAAAACGCTATTCAAAACGCTATTGCAAATACACTGAAGCTAAAATCAGCTTTATTGACTATAAAGATTTAGACATGCTCAAGCACACGCTATCAGAGCGCTATAAAATCATGCCAAGGAGATTGACAGGCAATAGCAAAAAGTGGCAAGAGAGGGTGGAAGTAGCGATCAAAAGAGCCCGCCACATGGCT
It encodes:
- a CDS encoding single-stranded DNA-binding protein, encoding MFNKVIMVGRLTRNVELKYLPSGSAAATIGLATSRRFKKQDGTLGEEVCFIDARLFGRTAEIANQYLSKGSSVLIEGRLTYESWMDQTGKKNSRHTITADSLQFMDKKSDNPQANAMQDSVMHENFNNAYPTNYNAPSQDPFNQAQSYVQNAHAKENLQAQPSKYQNSVPEINIDEEEIPF
- a CDS encoding extracellular solute-binding protein, producing the protein MKILSLWLGVFCFLKATPYLYLGEEPKYKENFTHFEYANPNAKKGGVLRNDAIGTFDSLNPFALKGTKAEGLDLIYDTLMVQSLDEPFAEYPLIAKDAEVAKDNSYVIFTLDKRARFSNNAPILASDVKFSFDTIMELGSPIYRQYYQDVKKAVILDKHHVKFIFKTTENKELPLILGQLQIFSKKAFQKDYFTKNPLLIPVSSGPYVIASFDVGKKITYQKNPNYWARNLPSRKGQFNFDQVKFEYYRDETIALQAFLSGAYDWRIESTAKVWARGYVGKAMDNKKITKYLIAHKLPSGMQGFFFNTRREIFKDKRVREALFYAFDFEWANKNLFFSQYKRTTSFFSNSIYASPPLPSPEEKVLLAPYEKSLDERVFKEPYVVPRTDGVDVLGYNLRENLKYAQKLLESAGFSYKNMRLVDKNNKPFSFTLLLNSPVFERLALAFAKNLRVLGIEMKIQRVDLSQYVNRVKSYDFDMIVGVIGQSSFPGNEQRFYFGSLSAKEKGTRNYAGISSKAVDALIEKIINAKDYKEQLAAIQAMDRVLLWGFYVIPHFYLPNYRIAAYNYIGMPEVSPSYGFSPYLWWIKKERGPK
- the trpS gene encoding tryptophan--tRNA ligase, which gives rise to MQKKRVFSGIQPTGQIHLGNYLGAIKHWVEMQDEYENLFCVVNSHAITLPIDPIFLKSQSYELVKLLLACGINPKRSGLFIQSEVDEHPALAWLLNCQVSMGEMQRMTQFKDKSLKNPKSVNVGLFNYPILMASDILLYQSDLVPVGEDQKQHLELTRNIAEKFNRDFGNCFKVPEPLIAKVGARVMGLDDPKVKMSKSHQGANHAIFLLDEPDIIVRKIKRAATDSIGVIAFDEKREGIFNLLNIYMLLSNESPENIEERFKNKGYGDFKKELAEVVIQALKPIQERYKEISDDEVKAILNHGVEKARPLAQATYQKAKELMGLV
- a CDS encoding methyltransferase domain-containing protein gives rise to the protein MDSFHSFNQHAFNRHAKTYHLFAHIQQQIAIHLIQFLKQKHYAKVLDLGSGSGAVFNALERQNILIEDFIALDNSMNMLKLHPTHSINIQKISLEHADFEEHVFCAYDLVVSSSSLQWARDLKSVLEKIALFSKEAALAIHTDFSLHEVHEFLGTPSPLRDLKTLKSLIKNAFKNFQIELENKRFALYFNRKQDALNYLKKCGLLGGSTLSFKQKKHFFHNMAFEKLSYEVLLFSGIKRS
- a CDS encoding SH3 domain-containing protein; this encodes MKTEMKSSLKLFMQPFLVVLGFMLLYALAHAVLGFYGEKDSAPISPNAEKTEIERQNSTLSPKQEEANTATTATEENPTKDTAPPLDTAAQEKETKQEIKQEQEKENEPKQDSVSPVQNNQKTPTTPLMGKKPLEYKVAVSGVNVRAFPSTKGKIIGSLTKDKSVKVLEIQNDWAEIEFSNKTKGYVFLKLLKKAE
- the rpsR gene encoding 30S ribosomal protein S18, with translation MERKRYSKRYCKYTEAKISFIDYKDLDMLKHTLSERYKIMPRRLTGNSKKWQERVEVAIKRARHMALIPYIVDRKKVVDSPFKQH
- the holA gene encoding DNA polymerase III subunit delta, with the translated sequence MYRKDLDHYLKQRLPKAVFLYGEFDFFIHYYIQTISVLFKLSNLDTETSLFYASDYEKSQIATLLEQDSLFGGSSLVVLKLDFALHKKFKENDINLFLKALERPSHNRLIIGLYNAKSDTTKYKYTSDFIVKFFQKSPLKDEAICARFFIPKAWESLKFLQERANVLHLDISSHLLNALFEINNEDLGISFNDLDKLAILNAPITLEDIQELSSNAGDMDLQKLILGLFLKKSVLDIYDYLLKEGKKDADILRGLERYFYQLFLFFAHIKTTGLMDAKEVLGYAPPKEITENYAKNALRLKEAGYKRVFEIFRLWHIQSMQGQKELGFLYLTPIQKIINP
- a CDS encoding RNB domain-containing ribonuclease, whose protein sequence is MQGFLRSLFFGVKKIPKRFAPLIEKGVLKEALQSNKDRYFLKEGFDIGRIEWVKNKAFFVSLAKNYPKDPLIKNLPPSFKTDALILCQIECSKKRPIAFFKAALFNADHTMIAYLAKKNHQIVAIPFKEPFKKPISLRHSQRSLLELPRHCVVKIDPKKREISEILGALEDPLIDENLSLSLFDRIKDFSKDCLNLAQYYAQLKASDFKDRINYSHIPFITIDPKDAKDFDDAIFYDQEKRVLFVAVADVSEFVPKHSSLDKEARVRGFSVYFPNSVYPMLPLSLSQGACSLKAFEKRLALVYEIPLDDLKNARLSQGVIEVRANCTYEEINHFLSANQSSLDKDLQQSLLGFLEMALKLKKECLKKGFNFNSFENKLYLNKEGRIEKIETQQESDAHTLIEEAMLLANQSSARLLDEHFHNKGIYRTHKEPSLEQQKRLYGKLFDYEIVRPKNMGFFPFLEHALKIAKEKKLEREVSRLIIKSQNLALYSPMQESHFGLGFASYTHFTSPIRRYSDLALHRLLKELLFHQAKGCSYLLEETPELCAELNALQKKAALIERDFIKRKFARLALEFLEKEFLGVVLEVKDLVVVGLKEWVGLKVLIKTNKVFKPLEKVRVTITHADLILGQVWGEITERIKEHVS
- the rpsF gene encoding 30S ribosomal protein S6, producing the protein MRHYETMFILKPTLVEEEIKSKIEFYKEVITKHHGVIETSLDMGMRNLAYEIKKHKRGYYYVAYFKAEPSMILELERLYRINEDVLRFIVIKYESKKEVEAWHALVDRANKKPSHAPSHAREKHEKTEHTHSHHTEEAESVRSHSE
- a CDS encoding microcin C ABC transporter permease YejB; this encodes MIAYILKRLLLIIPTLLAIMTINFFLIQSAPGGPIEQMMAKINNTQSKEIQGVVKERSYRASQGLESDLLENLKKLYGFDKPIGERYLLMLKKYLQFDFGESFYRQIKVIDLIKEKLPVSISLGLFSTLLIYLISIPLGIFKAKRNNEPLDVLSSVVIIVANAIPAFLFAVVLIVFFAGGNYWHWFPLKGLVSDNFESLSALGKIKDYLWHITLPVLCISLGGFASLTLLVKNSFLDEMGKLYVLSAKAKGCSVGRIFYAHVFRNAILLVVAGFPQAFLGMFFSSSLLIEIVFSLDGLGLLGYESIVSRDYPVVFGSLYIFTLLGLIASLISDLLCVVIDPRIDFEKR
- a CDS encoding shikimate dehydrogenase produces the protein MKLKSFGVFGNPIKHSKSPLIHNACFLTFQKELGFLGHYHPILLPLESHIKNEFLTLGLSGANVTLPFKERAFQVCDKIKGIALECGAVNTLVLENDELVGYNTDALGFYLSLKQKNYQNALILGSGGSAKALACELKKQGLQVSVLNRSARGLDFFQRLGCDCFMEPPKSAFDLIINATSASLHNELPLNKEVLKGYFKEGKLAYDLAYGFLTPFLSLAKELKTPFQDGKGMLIYQAALSFEKFSASQIPYLKAFEVMRSVF